CAAAagggcttaaaggagtagtctcatgaaaaaaatgtatcctctatctgCAGGGTCGGGGATATATTCAGAGCGATgagcccctgcgatctcctgtatggacccTGGCTCTCCCCTGGAGCAGCGCATCACGAACCCGGCCCAAAGCGAGTGGGGGTCGTGACGTGGCACTCCAGGGGAGAGCTGGGCCCTCCGCCATCTAAAACGCCATCAGACCCTCCgccatctaaaacgtatcccctatcctgcagtaaACAGGTTCCAAAAGCAGTTGAacaggagctgagctgcagtaaccaggcCTGCTCAATATGCAGTGAATAAAGTAAACTGCCCCCGTTGGCCCCATCTGGCCCCGTTCACTATAAAATTTacctgaggataggccatcaatcacaTTAGCCAAGAAATCCTTTATAACTTATACTGGATGCTATGACAACATCTCCTGGTGTAAAAATAACGTATGGAGCATAATGAAATCCAAAATGCTTCAGTTTTCTGAAATGAGCCACAATAAGGAGGCCCTATACATGTGGGCAGCTTTACTGAATAGTAGACATCACCAACCTGATAAGCATTATGTAGGACAATGTTGGTCCTTATGTAATTCAAAACAACCATATTTATAAACAAAAGATTGTTTAGTGAAAAGCCATAAAAATTCTGAATTGAATATAAAATATTGATataaaaacaagaacaaaaaattatttacatGATTTATGTTCAAATAGCCCTCAGAAGTCTATCAATTGCACAGAACACAAATTCATGCTCAGATTTTAGTTGTAAAGACCTAATAAACCATTTTTTCACCTAATAAACAATGGTGAGAAGTATAACACGTCAAAATAAATGTAATAGATTTACATTTATTTGTCCCTTGAAAGAATCTTAGTAAACAACAACTCAAGATAATGTTTTGACTTACCTACACTTGTAGGGAATATATCTTCATTGTTGATTTGTACTTCAATCCAATCCATGAGAAGGTTCATATACTGAGGTGCTGGTAAGGCAGTGGGCTTCTTGTATTTCATGTCATCTTGCCATCTATACTCGTATTTTGGACCTCCAGACATAACAGGACATGTCCTTTCAGTGCAAAAGTCACATATGGTACCATAGATGAGGTTAATCCTATTGAAAAAGTCAACCACGTGAACAGCCACCCAGTCATTCAGGTCTTCCCCACTGGGAAGTTGAACTGTGGCTTTCAAGTCAACTCCAGAACTTAAAGAAGCTTGTGCCCGTTTATGTAACTCAAACCTCTGTGTGCCAGGATCAAATTTTCTTTTAGGCCTGAAAGTCTTGTCTTTGTTAAATACTTGCTTTAGTCCTATAGACATGGCTTTTATAGGTGTGCTATATCCTTGAGATCACACAAAGTGAACTGTGTTGGTACAGGATGACAGAATACAAATAAGTGTCCACCTAGTTACTGGGaaacttcatttttctgggaaaaaAGTAAGTGTATTATATTAATGTACATTAAAACATTTATATCAATGAAATCTATTAGCAACAGCACAACAATGCATTAGGGAAGCTAATAGCCAACTTATTGCCTGTAAGTTATGTGAAGAACTATTTTCCAACTACTTATCCCTTACTTTACCTATAGGTACTTGTGGAAGTACAGTAAGTGCAAAGCAAATAGGGAGATTACATTTTAAGTGTGCTCCTGAACTGTGTGCTCAATGGACTACATTGttacttagggtgcgttcacatggccgtttGCCCCCGTTTTTTTCCCTGTTTCAGCTCCGTTTTTGCAtattgtaaacggattaaaaacagtttaaaaaaaatcccattcatgtcaatgggatttttttacaatcagtTTACATCCGTCTGCACCTGTTTGGACTCATTTCGgtttttttcatggaagaaaaaaacggcacatgcagtaatttttcttccgtgaaaaaaacggaagaaaacacggacatcataattttaacattgaagtctatggcaaacggatgaacctttaatgtcatccgtttgcacccaggtttaaaatatcagtaattacatctgagcatgctcagaagaggtgacatcagcagacgcctacaagtctgttccatgatgggagtagtaattccccagctgctggagtctgccggtggctgaggggggactacattagtgtttgtactacaacccccatcatggatcagactctgttccatgttgggggcagtagtacaagggctgagggattgatcgcaccaggtctcacttctgagacccgatccgatcaggagttattaagcaggggagcaggcggcatggtccgcaaccctgcgatcaccgatgtattttactttcatttttaaattcccagcggggagctctgaatggcccttactgaggagccaatcagggctccgtgcagggatttttaaaatggacaatgtatattaaaagcgctgtggggggcaagatatatagcgctatatatctagccccccacataaagatataacccccgccagcgcaaaaatatatacccccggagtatatatatgtgtgacccctcgccagcgcatttataatgtaacctcccctgcgcctttataattatataccccccgccagcgcaattatcaatatataccccccaccagcgcatttatgtgacccccccgctggcgcatacagtggtccctaaacatacgatggtaattcgttccaaacgacccatcgtttgtcgaatccatcgtatgttgagggatccgtgcaatgtaaagtataggaagctgtactcgcctgtccccgtc
Above is a genomic segment from Hyla sarda isolate aHylSar1 chromosome 1, aHylSar1.hap1, whole genome shotgun sequence containing:
- the MOB3B gene encoding MOB kinase activator 3B — its product is MSIGLKQVFNKDKTFRPKRKFDPGTQRFELHKRAQASLSSGVDLKATVQLPSGEDLNDWVAVHVVDFFNRINLIYGTICDFCTERTCPVMSGGPKYEYRWQDDMKYKKPTALPAPQYMNLLMDWIEVQINNEDIFPTSVGVPFPKNFLQICKKILCRLFRVFVHVYIHHFDRILLMGAEAHVNTCYKHFYYFVTELNLIDRKELEPLKEMTVRMCQ